The Dissulfurirhabdus thermomarina DNA window GTGGGGGCCAGGCGGTCGAGCCGCGCCGCCTGGCCGCCGAGGAAGGGGGACCGCTCCACGAGGTCCACCCGGAGGCCGGAGCGCGCCAGATCCCGGGCCGCCCGGAGCCCGGCCACGCCGCCGCCGATGACCAGGGCGGCGCGGCGGGCCTCCACCCGGATGGGTTCCAGGGGCGCGAGGCGGCGCGCCTTGGCCGCCGCGGCGGCGATGAGGACGGCGGCCTTGCGGGTGGCGGGCTCGCCGTGGTGGACCCAGCTCACCTGTTCCCGGATGTTGGCGTGTTCGTAGAGGTAGGGATTGAGCCCCGCGCGGCGGATGGCGCCCCGGAAGGTGAGCTCGTGGAGGCTCGGGGCGCAGGAGGCCACCACCACGCGGTCGATGCGTCCCTGCCGGATATCCTCCTGGATGAGCGCCTGACCCGGGTCCGAGCACATGAACATGTTGGTCCGCGCCACGGCCACGCCGGGGAGGGCGGCCACCTCCTCGGCCACCCGCTTGACGTCCACGTGGTCCGAGATGTTGCCCCCGCAGTGGCAGATGTAGACGCCGATCCGTCCTTGGCTTTCCGCTTGCTTTCCGGGCTGTTCGGGCATGGCCACCACTCCCGGGCCGGTCTCAGGCGGCCCTCTTGCCGAGGCGCCGGAGGTGGGCGGCCGCCTCGAGGGCCGCCGCCCCGGCCTCGGCGATGCTGTCCACGATGTCCTTCGGGCCCGCCGCCGCCCCGGCCATGAAGACGCCCTCCATCTCGGTGCGGGCGGGGGCGAGCTTGGGGGCGGCGGCCTTGAGGAAGGCGTCCGAGTCGGTGGGGACCGGGCAGACGCCGGCGGGGTTCCAGTCCGGCACCATCCCGAGGGAGAGGACCACCAGGTCGTGCTCCCGGACGACCGAGCCGCCCTCGCCCTCCATGTCCTCGTAGTGGACCCGGACGTCCTGGCCGTCCGCCTGCTCGAGCCGGGCCACCTTGGCCTTCACGAACTCGATCCCCATGGCCTTGGCGTTCTGGTAGAACTGCTCGTAGCCCTTCCCGAAGGCCCGGATGTCCATGTAGTAGAGGGTGATGTCGGCCAGGGGCAGGGCGCCCGAAAGGAGCATGGCCTGCTTGATGGCGTACATGCAGCAGACCCTGGAGCAGTAGGGGACGCCCAGGCTGTGGTCCCTGGAGCCGGCGCACTGGACGTAGGCCACGGCGCCCGGTTCCTTCCCGTCCGAGGGCCGGAGTACCCGCTGGTAGGGGCCGTGCGGGGCGAGCAGCCGCTCCATCTGGAGCGAGGTGACGACGTTGTGGAGGCGGCCGCCCCCGTACTCCGCCTTCTGGTCCGCGGGGGTGAGCCGGAACCCGGTGGCCAGCACCGCGGCCCCGGCCCGGAGCACCAGGCGTTCCGGCTGCTGGAAGTAGTCCACCGCGCCCGTGGGGCAGACCTTGGCGCACGTGCCGCAGAGCATGCAGTGCTCCACGTCCATGAGGGCCACCTGGGGGATGGCGTTGGAGAAGGGGATATAGATGGCCTTCCGGAGCGAGAAGCCCCCCTGCTCCTCGTCCGGGACGAAGACGGGGCAGGCGTACTCGCACTTGCGGCACCCGATGCACTTTTCGGGGTCCACGTAGCGGGGCAGCCGGGTGATCTCCGCGGTGAGGCCCGTCCCCTCGCGCCGGAGGGCGTCCAGGCGGCAGTAGGTGTAGAGGGTGATGTTGGGGTGATGCGCGGCCGCCGCCATCTTGGGGGTGGTGATGCAGCTGGCGCAGTCCAGGGTGGGGAAGACCTTGGAGAGCCGGATCATCTTGCCGCCGATGGAGGCGTCCCGCTCCACCACCGCCACCCGGAAGTCCTGGTCGGCGAGGTCGAGGGCCGCCTGGAGGCCGGCGATTCCGCCTCCCACCACCACCGCGTCGTAGGTCGCCTCCCGCGTCGTCTCCATGGCGTCGCCTCCCGGGCGGGGCTCAGGCCGCGTCCCGGAATTCCGGGGGACCGATCTCCTCGAGCAGGGCGTTCATGTCGTTGACCTCCTTCAGGAAGGCCCGGTTGCAGACGGTGCAGATGGCCGTCAGCCGCAGCCGCCGGATGTCGAGCCCGTGGGCCTTCATGAGCTGGTAGGCCGCGTCCACGCGCCGGGCCAGGGCCTTGTAGGCCCCTTCGTAGGGGCATTCCTCGCCGCACGACATGATGAGGATGCCGCCGATGCCCTTTCGAAAGCAGTCCAGGTAGAACCGCTCCGGGAAGAGGGCCGGGGACCGGACCCGGAGGATGTAGGTGTTGGCCGGGTAGGGGGAATGGGCCTGGCCCACGGAGTTCGCGCCGGGGTAGGCGCAACTGTCCGTGGCCAGGATCAGGATCTTGCCCCCGCCGGGTGCGCCCGACATGGCACGGGCCCTACTTCTTCCGGCGGACGTAGTGCTTGTCGTAGCCGTCGGCCTCGACGTAGCCGAGGTACTCGTGGCCCACCTTGCCGGCCCACGCGGGGATGTCGGTCCGGGTCCCCTCGTCGCTGGAGAGGATCTCCAGGACCTCCCCGACCTTCACCTTCCCGATGCCCTTCTTGGCCTCGAGCAGGGGGCCGGGGCAGGCGCTGCCCCTGGCGTCCACGTTGGCGGCGGCCTGGATGCCGGCGAGATCTGCGGTGCTCATGCGATGCCTCCTTCCTGTTCCTGGTCGTTGTCGCGGGTCTTTTCGACGCGCAGCCGGCGGGGGCCGGTACCGAGCAGCCGGTACGCCCCGCCCGGCAGCACCCGCTGGAGCACCTCCGCCGGTTCCATCGTCTCCCACTTCACGTCGAGGACGCCGCCCACCGGCAAATCCCGGAAGGCGCGGCTCACCTTGAGGAGAAGGAGCGGGCCCACGAGGCCCCGGAGGTCCAGTTTGCGGGTTCGTGCCGTCACGGCTGCACCTTTCGGCCCTGGAAGGGAGCAAGGGGCGTGCCGGGCGGAGGCGGGCCCGGGGCCGCCAAGAACTTTAAGTGTTTTCAATTAATTGTGTACGCGGGGGCAAGCGCCGGGGGCGTGGGGTTGCCGGTGGATCGTTAAGATGTTAAAGAGATCGCGGTTAAATTTAACGTTACCTTGACGGGGCCGGGGCCCCGCGGGGGACGAGGAGGCCGCCATGCCCGCCGACGCCCGCGCCACGGCCGTTGAACTCGAGCGCTACTGGAAGACGGTGGTGGACACCATCCAGGAGGGGGTGATGATCGTGGACACCCGCGGCACCATCGTCTCGGTGAACAAGGCCTTCGAGGCCCTCACCGGCTACGGGGCCGGGGAGATCGTCGGCCGTCCCTGCACCACGCTCAACTGCAACTCCTGCGAGGTGGTGCGGGAGCGGGACCCGTGCGGCTGCCACTGGTGCCTCCTCTTCCGGCGGGGGGAACTCTCGCGCCAGCGCTGCGTCCTCATGCGCCGCGACGGCACCTATCTCCACGTGCTCAAGAACGCCTCCATCCTCCGGGATGCCCGGGGCGAGGTCCTCGGCGCCGTGGAGACCATGACGGACATCACGGAGCTCATCGAGAAGGAGAGCCGGATCGAGGCCTTCCGGCGGCAGCTGCGGTCCCAGGAGGCCTTCCACGGCATCGTCGGCGCCTCGGCCCCCATGCAACGGGTCTTCGACATGATGACCAACGCCGCCCGGTCCGAGGCGCCGGTGCTCATCCTGGGCGAGAGCGGCACCGGAAAGGAGCTGGTGGCCCGCGGGATCCACGAGCTCGGCCCCCGGCGCCGGCGGCCCTACGTCAAGGTCAACTGCGCGGCCCTCAACGAGGCCCTCCTCGAGAGCGAGCTCTTCGGCCACGTCAAGGGGGCCTTCACCGGGGCCTGGCAGACCCGGAAGGGGCGGTTCGAGGCGGCGGCCGGGGGCGACATCTTCCTCGACGAGATCGGGGACCTGCCGCCCTCCACCCAGGTGAAGCTGCTGCGGGTCCTGGAAGAGAAGGTGATCGAGCGCGTGGGCGACAACCGTCCCATCCACGTGGACGTGCGGATCATCTCCGCCACCCACCGGGATCTCGCCGCCATGGTCCGGCGGGGGGAGTTCCGCGAAGACCTCTACTACCGTATCAACGTCATCCCCGTCCACGTGCCGCCCCTCCGGGAACGGCCGGGCGACATCCCGCTCCTGGCCGAGACCTTCTTCCGCCGGATCCAGCTCAAGAGCGACGGGCGGCTGGAGGGGATCGGCGGCGCGGCCATGGAGCTCCTCATGCGCTATCCCTGGCCCGGCAACGTCCGGGAACTCAAGAGCGCCTTCGAGTACGCCGCCGTCACCGCCCGGGGGCCCTTCCTCCAGCCGGAGGACTTCCCGCCCGACATCGTCCGCTGGGGGCGGGGCCGGGGCGCGGCCGCCGCCGGCCCCGCCGACCGCAGGGCACTGGAACGCCGGGAGCTCGTGGAGGCCCTTCGCCGGGCGGGCGGGAGCCGCACGCGGGCGGCCCGGCTGCTCGGGGTCTCCCGGGTCACCGTCTGGAACCGCATGAAGCGCTACGGGGTCAGCGACGCGGATCTCTAGGCGGCCCGGCGGTCAGCCGTCCTTCTGGGTGTGGCAGAAGAAGCAGCCGCAGTCGGGGTTGGGGACGTCCGCCGCGCAGCCCTGGTAGTCCCACCGGAGCATGTCCGGGTAGGGGGAGCCGTGGGCCCGGTGGCACGAGACGCAGGCCACCTGGTCGCCGGGCTCGATGCGGGCCGCGTCGAAGGCGGCCAGGTTGGGTTTCGCCACCGGCACCAGGGGGTTGTAGGCCGTGGCGTTGTCGAAGAGGGGGGCGAACTCCCCGTCCAGGGGGATGGCGTAGTTGGTGGGGTGGCGCAGCCAGGGGCTGTCGCCGCCGCCGTTGTCGGTGCCCCACCACTCCGTGGGGAACCCCGGGGAGTGGAAGTGGTAGTGGCAGCCCGCGCAGAACTTGCTGATGGACTGCGGGTACTCGGTGTCGCTCCCGTCGCCGCCGTAGTAGATGTTGTGCGCCGCCGGGGTGGGGGCCTGCTCCCAGTCGGGATCCTCGATGCCGAGGACGCCCCGCCCGCCGAAGCCCGCGTGCCCCACCGGGTTGCTCAGGAACCGGTACCAGCCGCCCTCGGCGGGGACCGGCTCGCCGGGCGGGTCGGTGCCGTGGTGCCGGGTGGTCTGGTGGCAGCCCTGGCAGCCGTTGGGCTCCTCCGGGGAGGGGTCGGGCAGGGTGAGGCTCACGTGGCAGCTGGTGTCGCCGCAGTAGCCCAGGAGCCGCCCGGGGGCCTCGGAGAGGAACTGGTCCGCCGCCGAGATCCCCCGCACGTTGTGGCCCTTGGTGTCGTCGCCGGCGGCCACCCAGTGGAAGTTCCCCCCGGCGAGGACGGACGAGGGGGAGCCGTCGGGGGGGTAGGCGGGCTCCGCGGCGTTGTTCACGATGGGGACCCGCTCTCCGCCGCCGAGCTGGACGATGGTGGCCGAGCCGGCGTTGGAGTGGCAGCCCACGCAGTCGTTCCGGGTGAGGGCCGGGTGCGGCCCCCCGGCGGCCACGGGGCCACCGTCCTGGCTCTCGTGCATGGTGTGGCAGTCGGCGCAGGGGCCCTGGACGCGGCCGGCGGCGGAGGCGGCGAGCGCCAGGGCCGCCAGGAGGCACCCGGCCCCGTGGATCCACTTCATGGCACAATTATGCCGTTTTTTCGCTGAAAGGCAAGAAAAAACAGTATAACCGGTACATTGCCGCCACTAAGTGCGTTTTTAGGCCCAATTCCTCGGCTGGCGCGTGTCTCAAGGTGTGCGGAGGCCGGCGGGGGCCCCGTGTTTGCCTGTCCCGGCGGCCTGCGCCCCCGTCGGCGGCCGCGGCCTATGACCCCGCCCGTGCCCCCGGCCCGGGTGCCGCCTCGCCGGCCAGGGCCTCGAGGTCGGCCACCAGCCCCTCGATGCAGGAGAGCCCTTCCCGCCAGAAGTCCGGGTTCCGGAGGTCGATGCCGAAGGGGCGGAGCAGGGCGTAGGGGGTGTCGCTCCCGCCGGCGGCCAGGAGCGCCAGGTAGCGTTCCTCGAAGCGGGGCAGCCCCTTCCGGTACAGGGCGTAGAGGGAGAGCACCAGGAGCTCCCCGAAGGCGTAGGCGTAGACGTAGCCCGGCGCGTGGAGGAAGTGCCCCACGTAGGACCACCAGGCCCCGTAGCCGTCGGTGAGGGTGACGCTGTCGCCGAACATGGCCTGCTGGGTCTCGAGCCAGTGCGCGGCGAAGTCCTCCGGCGCCAGCTCGCCCCGCCCCCGGCGGTGGGTGTGGATCCGGTCCTCGAACCGGTTCATGGCCACCTGGCGGAAGACCGTGGCGAAGACGGACTCGATCTTGGCGCCCAAGAGGCCGAGGCGTTCCGCCGGGTCGGTGAACCGGCCGAGGAGATCCTGGAAGACCAGCATCTCCCCGAAGACCGAGGCCGTCTCCGCCAGGGGGAGCGGGGTCTGGCTGTTGAAGTAGCCGCCCTCGGCGGCGAGCACCTGGTGGACGCCGTGGCCGAGCTCGTGGGCCACGGTCTCGACGTCGCGGGCCGTACCGGTATAGTTGACCAGCACGTAGGGGTGCACCTCGGGGACGGTGGGGTGGGCGAAGGCGCCTCCGGCCTTCCCCGGCCGGACCGGCGCGTGGATCCAGCCCTCGTCGAAGAAGCGCCGGGCCGTCTCGGCCATGGCCGGGGAGAAGCGGCCGAAGGCCCCGAGGACGGTCTCGCGGCATTCCGCCCAGGGGATCCGCCGCTGCGGGAGGCGGGGCAGCGGGGCGTACCGGTCGTAGTCGAAGAGTTCGTCGAGGCCCAGGAGCCGCCGCTTCAGGCGGTAGTAGCGCCGGACGATGTCGTAGCGGCCGGTGACGGCGGTCACCAGCGCCTCCACCGTGGGATCGTCCAGCTCGTTGGCGAGGTTCATGGAGCTGATCCAGGAGGGATAGCGGCGGAGGCGGTCCTGGATCATCTTGTCCGCGAGCACCGTGTTGAAGACGTGGGCGAGGACGTGGGCCTGGGACCGGAGGCCCGCCGTCACGGCGCGGGCGGCGGCGGCGCGGGTGTCCCGGTCCGGGTGGTAGAGGTCGGTGAGGACCTCCTCCAGGGTCCGCGGCGGGTCCCCGAACCGCTGGGCGGCGAGCACCTTCTCGAAGAGGGTGGTCCAGCTCGGCCGGCCCACCGGGGCGAGGTCCAGGAGGAGGGCCTCCCGGGTCTTCGACAGGAGGTGCGGGCGGAACCGCCGGGCCGCGGCCAGGTAGTGCCGGTAGCGGGCGAGCCGCGGGTCGGCGAGGAGGCGCTCCGCCGTTTTCGCCGGGGCCTTGGCCCACTCCAGGTCGAAGAAGAGGACCTCCTTCTCCACGGCGCTGGCGAACTCGCGGGCCGCCTGCTGGAAGGCGCCCGCCGCCGGGTCGTTGACCCGGGTGGCGAAGTCGAGCCCGGCGTAGGCCGTGATGCGGCCCACCCGTTCCGCCAGGCGCTCGAGGCGCCGGACCAGGTCGCGGAGTTGCCCGGCGTCGAGGTCCTTGACGCGCCCGGCGTGGCGGGCCGCCAGCTCCCGGGCCTCGGCGAGGCAGGCCTCGCGGTCCGCGGCGAGGCGGGGGTCATCGGGGCCGGCGTAGAGGTGGGAGAGGTCCCAGACCACCTCCTCGGCACCGGTGGGCGGGGGGCTCTTCTCGTTCATCTCGTTCATCGCGTCCCGCCCGCCGCTCAGTAGACCGCGATCCGCCCCGCCGCCTGTGCCTCCCAGAGCGACCAGGCGCCCGCCAGCTCGCCCTCCACCACCTCCCGGGCCCGGGGCATGACCTCGGCGAGGAGGCCGATCTCCGGCAGCCGGAGCTTCACCTCCATGACCTGGGGTTCGTCCACCGGGCGGCCGATGCGGCTCACCATGAAGCAGTAGGCCTCTCGGACCTCCGGGATCTCCTTCACCAGGCGCCGGGCCACGCGGCCGGCCGCCACGTTGTAGATCTTGCCCACGTGGGTGAGGGGGTTCTTGCCGGCGGCGGCCTCCATGACCATGGGCCGGTTCGGGGTGATGAGGCCGTTGGCCCGGTTGCCGCGGCCCACCTGGCCGTCGTCGCCGGCCTCGCCGGAGGTGCCCGTCACCGTGAGGTAGAGGTCGCCTTCGCCGGGGTGGTCCGCCGTGTTGACCTCCACGGACACGGCGTGGGCGGTGAGCGACTCCGCGTAGACCTGGACCAGGGCCTGGAGCTCCTCCTTCTGCTGGAGGTAGTCGCCGGCGTTCTCCACGAACCGGTCCACGAAGGCGCAGGCCACGGTGAGGGAGATCCGGTCGCCCCGGCGGACGCCCATCACCTTGACGTCTTCGCCGGCGGCCGGGTGTTTCGCCTTGAAGTCCGGGCTGTTCAGGTAGCGTTCCACCTGGAGGACCACGGTCTCGAGGTCGTCCAGGGGCGCGTAACCCACCCCGCACGAGGTGTCGTTGGCCAGGGCGACGCCCGTCCGGGCCTCGCGCAGGAAGAGTTCCACCAGTTCCCGGGAGCCAGGGCGGATCCGGCACTGCACCCGGAGGTGGCGGTCGGGGTCCAGGGCGTGGAAGTGCTCGCGGAACCAGGCCCGGGCCTCTTCCACGGCCAGCTCTTCCACCGGGAGCTTCTTCCCCTTGTACTCGGTGACGGCCCGTCCGGCCAGCGTGATCTCCATGGGTTCGTCCACCTCGCCGCCGCCGAAGGCGGGCCGCGAGCGGCCGGCGAAGAGGAGGCCCTTGTCCACGTTGTGGTGCAGCACCACGCCGAACTCTTCCCGGTACAGGCGGCAGAGGGCGGTGCTCAGGCGTTCCGCCAGGGCGTCGCAGATGGTGTCGGGGTGGCCGAGCCCCTTCCGTTCCACGATCTCCACGGGTAAG harbors:
- a CDS encoding sulfurtransferase TusA family protein: MTARTRKLDLRGLVGPLLLLKVSRAFRDLPVGGVLDVKWETMEPAEVLQRVLPGGAYRLLGTGPRRLRVEKTRDNDQEQEGGIA
- a CDS encoding M3 family oligoendopeptidase — its product is MNEMNEKSPPPTGAEEVVWDLSHLYAGPDDPRLAADREACLAEARELAARHAGRVKDLDAGQLRDLVRRLERLAERVGRITAYAGLDFATRVNDPAAGAFQQAAREFASAVEKEVLFFDLEWAKAPAKTAERLLADPRLARYRHYLAAARRFRPHLLSKTREALLLDLAPVGRPSWTTLFEKVLAAQRFGDPPRTLEEVLTDLYHPDRDTRAAAARAVTAGLRSQAHVLAHVFNTVLADKMIQDRLRRYPSWISSMNLANELDDPTVEALVTAVTGRYDIVRRYYRLKRRLLGLDELFDYDRYAPLPRLPQRRIPWAECRETVLGAFGRFSPAMAETARRFFDEGWIHAPVRPGKAGGAFAHPTVPEVHPYVLVNYTGTARDVETVAHELGHGVHQVLAAEGGYFNSQTPLPLAETASVFGEMLVFQDLLGRFTDPAERLGLLGAKIESVFATVFRQVAMNRFEDRIHTHRRGRGELAPEDFAAHWLETQQAMFGDSVTLTDGYGAWWSYVGHFLHAPGYVYAYAFGELLVLSLYALYRKGLPRFEERYLALLAAGGSDTPYALLRPFGIDLRNPDFWREGLSCIEGLVADLEALAGEAAPGPGARAGS
- a CDS encoding sigma-54 interaction domain-containing protein, coding for MPADARATAVELERYWKTVVDTIQEGVMIVDTRGTIVSVNKAFEALTGYGAGEIVGRPCTTLNCNSCEVVRERDPCGCHWCLLFRRGELSRQRCVLMRRDGTYLHVLKNASILRDARGEVLGAVETMTDITELIEKESRIEAFRRQLRSQEAFHGIVGASAPMQRVFDMMTNAARSEAPVLILGESGTGKELVARGIHELGPRRRRPYVKVNCAALNEALLESELFGHVKGAFTGAWQTRKGRFEAAAGGDIFLDEIGDLPPSTQVKLLRVLEEKVIERVGDNRPIHVDVRIISATHRDLAAMVRRGEFREDLYYRINVIPVHVPPLRERPGDIPLLAETFFRRIQLKSDGRLEGIGGAAMELLMRYPWPGNVRELKSAFEYAAVTARGPFLQPEDFPPDIVRWGRGRGAAAAGPADRRALERRELVEALRRAGGSRTRAARLLGVSRVTVWNRMKRYGVSDADL
- a CDS encoding cytochrome c3 family protein, with the translated sequence MKWIHGAGCLLAALALAASAAGRVQGPCADCHTMHESQDGGPVAAGGPHPALTRNDCVGCHSNAGSATIVQLGGGERVPIVNNAAEPAYPPDGSPSSVLAGGNFHWVAAGDDTKGHNVRGISAADQFLSEAPGRLLGYCGDTSCHVSLTLPDPSPEEPNGCQGCHQTTRHHGTDPPGEPVPAEGGWYRFLSNPVGHAGFGGRGVLGIEDPDWEQAPTPAAHNIYYGGDGSDTEYPQSISKFCAGCHYHFHSPGFPTEWWGTDNGGGDSPWLRHPTNYAIPLDGEFAPLFDNATAYNPLVPVAKPNLAAFDAARIEPGDQVACVSCHRAHGSPYPDMLRWDYQGCAADVPNPDCGCFFCHTQKDG
- a CDS encoding hydrogenase iron-sulfur subunit yields the protein MSGAPGGGKILILATDSCAYPGANSVGQAHSPYPANTYILRVRSPALFPERFYLDCFRKGIGGILIMSCGEECPYEGAYKALARRVDAAYQLMKAHGLDIRRLRLTAICTVCNRAFLKEVNDMNALLEEIGPPEFRDAA
- a CDS encoding sulfurtransferase TusA family protein gives rise to the protein MSTADLAGIQAAANVDARGSACPGPLLEAKKGIGKVKVGEVLEILSSDEGTRTDIPAWAGKVGHEYLGYVEADGYDKHYVRRKK
- a CDS encoding methionine adenosyltransferase encodes the protein MRNLQISLLPSPPVGTLPVEIVERKGLGHPDTICDALAERLSTALCRLYREEFGVVLHHNVDKGLLFAGRSRPAFGGGEVDEPMEITLAGRAVTEYKGKKLPVEELAVEEARAWFREHFHALDPDRHLRVQCRIRPGSRELVELFLREARTGVALANDTSCGVGYAPLDDLETVVLQVERYLNSPDFKAKHPAAGEDVKVMGVRRGDRISLTVACAFVDRFVENAGDYLQQKEELQALVQVYAESLTAHAVSVEVNTADHPGEGDLYLTVTGTSGEAGDDGQVGRGNRANGLITPNRPMVMEAAAGKNPLTHVGKIYNVAAGRVARRLVKEIPEVREAYCFMVSRIGRPVDEPQVMEVKLRLPEIGLLAEVMPRAREVVEGELAGAWSLWEAQAAGRIAVY
- a CDS encoding FAD-dependent oxidoreductase — translated: METTREATYDAVVVGGGIAGLQAALDLADQDFRVAVVERDASIGGKMIRLSKVFPTLDCASCITTPKMAAAAHHPNITLYTYCRLDALRREGTGLTAEITRLPRYVDPEKCIGCRKCEYACPVFVPDEEQGGFSLRKAIYIPFSNAIPQVALMDVEHCMLCGTCAKVCPTGAVDYFQQPERLVLRAGAAVLATGFRLTPADQKAEYGGGRLHNVVTSLQMERLLAPHGPYQRVLRPSDGKEPGAVAYVQCAGSRDHSLGVPYCSRVCCMYAIKQAMLLSGALPLADITLYYMDIRAFGKGYEQFYQNAKAMGIEFVKAKVARLEQADGQDVRVHYEDMEGEGGSVVREHDLVVLSLGMVPDWNPAGVCPVPTDSDAFLKAAAPKLAPARTEMEGVFMAGAAAGPKDIVDSIAEAGAAALEAAAHLRRLGKRAA